A region of Ferruginibacter albus DNA encodes the following proteins:
- a CDS encoding outer membrane beta-barrel protein: MKKIFSVVLLTFIVYGTFAQTTTITKKTKPKIDIADRAADHLMIDLTTDHWTNMPDTISNHQKGFSRGFSIYYMFDKPFKTSPNWSVAFGLGISNSNIFFDKMSVGLNATGAVLPFQNLDSSNHFDKYKLSTTFVEVPVELRFTKHPENNKKSFKAALGAKVGLMLNAHTKGVTEVDKYGNLVNDFTEKISNTAFFNGTRLTATARVGYGSFSLYGSYQITSLLKDGAGPDIKFFQIGVCLSGL; encoded by the coding sequence ATGAAGAAAATTTTTTCCGTTGTATTGCTGACTTTCATTGTGTACGGAACCTTTGCACAAACAACCACAATAACCAAAAAAACCAAACCAAAGATTGATATTGCTGACCGTGCTGCCGATCATTTAATGATCGATCTTACTACAGACCATTGGACCAATATGCCGGATACCATCAGCAATCATCAAAAAGGATTTTCCAGAGGATTCAGCATTTACTATATGTTTGATAAACCTTTTAAAACCAGTCCTAACTGGAGTGTTGCTTTTGGTTTGGGTATTAGCAACAGTAATATTTTCTTTGATAAAATGAGTGTTGGATTAAATGCAACCGGAGCTGTTCTTCCTTTTCAAAATTTAGATTCAAGCAATCATTTTGATAAATATAAACTATCTACAACCTTTGTGGAAGTTCCTGTTGAATTACGTTTCACCAAACATCCTGAAAACAATAAAAAAAGCTTTAAGGCTGCCCTGGGTGCAAAAGTTGGCCTAATGCTGAATGCACACACAAAAGGCGTGACCGAAGTAGATAAATACGGTAACCTGGTAAATGATTTTACGGAAAAAATAAGCAATACTGCTTTTTTTAATGGAACCAGGTTAACAGCAACGGCAAGAGTAGGGTATGGCAGCTTTTCTTTATATGGAAGCTATCAAATAACCTCTTTATTGAAAGATGGTGCAGGTCCCGATATAAAATTTTTCCAGATAGGAGTTTGTTTAAGCGGTTTATAA
- a CDS encoding SusC/RagA family TonB-linked outer membrane protein, whose translation MNQTNRSFIYKHTIIFLSLFLLLVSSAQAQEPTILKGKVIESRTKTPLTGASISLKGSTNAVTTDNKGEFKLETYKKLPVYLTVSFVGYQAQEITISDNSFVNIELVEQSNQLADVVVLGYGTQKRKDVTGSVATVSKDLLTRPVTSFDNLLQGSVAGVVVTQSSGQPGATSSIRIRGGNSLSFGNDPLYVIDGFIYYNDNSLVNFASPSAVIPSVTGVSTNGISTINPYDIESIDILKDASATAIYGSRGANGVVIITTKRGTKGSNNINYSASYGIQDATKTLSLLNGPQWAKYFDDLYAATPSLQPSNSGPGLSVSKLLIDSLGNAGVNGDWVGSALRQGATQNHQLTLYGGDEKSRYSISGNYFDQKGIVTATDFKRYSAKVNYEKNYSKDFKVNVSILGSNSIEDKLVGTAYNSINFNTAAFPGLYLFNPLQAVTNKDGSYNVSYQPSIAPTLYTVNGQQFSVNPLQDINSITNQVNLGRVLGNLSGEYKITKDLTFKTTFGADQLNTKLNYYTPSYTSLGSNGGTYKGVGSVTNINTLTWLNENTFSYNHSINDKHFFDVLAGYTTQYLRSVYAFAGGYNFPNDITAYNNLNLASNPGAASGESKSIINSWLGRVSYSFKHKYNLTLTGRADGASVAGLNKKWGFFPSAGFSWNASDEDFFKPLSKTINNLKVRLTAGSVGNANFPAYSSLGLEGFNGYYYGSPLSANIGLAPTQLSNPDLTWETTAQYDAGVDIGFLNNRITLTADYYYKKTTNLYISGSGLVPLSTGYASVSENIGSLENKGLELSLSTENIKTKDFSWKSTLIYASNSNKVLSLGPNPAIFPVAPTGQVSPVIVKVGLPVGTFWGYKTDGLLTTDDVYGANPAAKLSGVSQQTGDRKYLHAPGVTGATITTADKQNLGSAQPDFTASFNNTLTYKNFDLSFFFQASVGGKLFNLIQQQLEKTTTTGNVSATLLDRWDSVNNPNGKTPKVTNAPVVQVSDVYIEDGSYLRLKNITFGYNFPKSVAHKILAKQLRLYVSAQNLLTITNYSGLDPEANFYDQNNLQPGIDYGVYPNARTYTIGLNVTF comes from the coding sequence ATGAACCAAACTAATCGCAGTTTTATTTATAAACACACAATAATATTTTTATCACTATTTCTTTTGTTGGTTTCTTCCGCACAAGCGCAGGAACCAACGATACTAAAAGGGAAAGTAATTGAATCTAGAACCAAGACACCTTTAACCGGCGCTTCTATAAGTCTTAAGGGTTCTACCAACGCTGTTACAACAGACAATAAAGGAGAGTTTAAATTAGAGACGTATAAAAAACTACCGGTATACCTTACCGTTAGTTTTGTTGGTTACCAGGCACAAGAGATCACTATTAGTGATAATAGTTTCGTCAACATAGAATTGGTTGAACAAAGCAATCAGCTGGCAGATGTAGTAGTATTGGGTTACGGTACACAAAAAAGAAAAGATGTAACCGGCTCTGTTGCTACTGTTTCTAAAGACCTGCTTACCCGTCCTGTAACTTCCTTTGATAATTTATTACAAGGATCTGTTGCGGGTGTAGTGGTAACACAAAGTTCCGGGCAGCCCGGCGCAACCTCCAGCATACGCATACGCGGTGGTAACTCACTGAGCTTTGGTAACGATCCTTTGTATGTAATTGATGGATTTATTTATTACAACGATAACAGCCTGGTGAACTTTGCTTCACCTTCTGCTGTGATACCTTCTGTTACAGGGGTTTCAACAAATGGTATCTCCACTATCAATCCTTATGATATAGAATCGATCGATATATTGAAAGATGCATCTGCAACAGCTATCTATGGTTCACGTGGTGCGAATGGTGTAGTGATCATTACAACAAAAAGAGGAACAAAAGGAAGCAACAATATCAATTACAGTGCATCGTATGGTATACAAGATGCAACTAAAACATTATCCTTATTAAATGGTCCGCAGTGGGCAAAGTATTTTGATGACCTATATGCGGCTACACCAAGTCTTCAGCCAAGTAATTCAGGACCCGGACTTTCTGTATCAAAATTGTTGATAGATTCTTTAGGTAATGCAGGTGTTAACGGCGACTGGGTAGGTTCTGCATTACGACAAGGTGCTACACAAAACCATCAGCTTACATTATACGGAGGAGATGAGAAATCAAGGTATTCTATTTCAGGTAATTACTTTGATCAAAAAGGTATTGTAACGGCAACAGATTTCAAACGCTATTCAGCAAAGGTGAACTATGAAAAGAATTACTCAAAGGATTTTAAAGTGAATGTTAGCATTTTAGGAAGTAATTCTATTGAAGATAAATTAGTAGGTACTGCATACAACAGTATTAACTTTAATACAGCAGCTTTTCCAGGCCTATACTTGTTTAATCCATTACAGGCTGTTACTAATAAAGACGGCAGCTATAATGTAAGCTATCAACCTTCTATTGCACCCACTCTTTATACCGTAAACGGTCAACAGTTTTCTGTTAATCCGTTGCAGGATATTAACTCAATTACGAACCAGGTAAATCTTGGACGTGTATTAGGCAATCTTTCCGGCGAATATAAGATCACAAAAGATCTTACTTTCAAAACGACGTTTGGTGCAGATCAGTTAAATACCAAATTAAATTACTATACACCTTCTTATACTTCATTGGGTAGTAATGGCGGAACTTATAAAGGCGTTGGTTCAGTAACAAATATTAATACATTAACGTGGTTGAATGAAAACACTTTCTCTTATAATCATTCGATCAACGACAAACATTTCTTTGATGTGTTGGCAGGGTATACTACACAATATTTAAGATCAGTATACGCATTTGCAGGTGGTTATAATTTCCCTAATGATATTACAGCGTATAATAACCTCAATCTCGCTTCTAATCCAGGCGCTGCAAGTGGAGAAAGCAAGTCAATAATTAATTCATGGTTGGGTAGGGTTTCTTATTCATTCAAACATAAATACAATCTTACCTTAACAGGAAGAGCAGATGGCGCTTCGGTTGCAGGGCTTAATAAAAAATGGGGCTTCTTCCCCTCAGCAGGTTTTTCATGGAATGCATCGGATGAAGATTTCTTTAAACCATTATCTAAAACAATTAATAATTTAAAAGTTAGATTAACTGCCGGTAGCGTAGGTAATGCAAACTTCCCTGCATACAGCTCTTTAGGTTTGGAAGGATTTAACGGGTATTATTATGGAAGTCCGCTTAGTGCCAATATCGGTTTAGCTCCTACGCAATTGTCTAATCCTGATCTTACCTGGGAAACTACTGCGCAATATGATGCAGGTGTTGACATCGGGTTTTTAAACAATCGAATTACATTAACAGCAGATTACTATTATAAAAAAACAACCAACCTATACATCAGCGGCTCAGGATTGGTTCCATTATCAACAGGTTATGCTTCTGTATCTGAGAACATTGGAAGCCTTGAAAATAAAGGGTTAGAGTTATCATTGAGCACAGAAAATATCAAGACAAAAGACTTCTCATGGAAATCAACATTGATCTATGCATCTAATTCAAATAAAGTTCTAAGCCTTGGCCCTAATCCCGCAATATTTCCTGTAGCACCAACCGGTCAGGTGTCGCCGGTTATAGTAAAAGTTGGATTACCGGTTGGTACTTTCTGGGGTTACAAAACAGACGGCTTATTGACTACTGATGATGTGTATGGAGCAAACCCTGCAGCAAAATTATCAGGCGTATCACAACAAACGGGAGATCGAAAATATTTGCATGCGCCTGGAGTGACGGGCGCTACTATCACAACTGCTGATAAGCAAAATTTAGGAAGTGCACAGCCTGATTTTACAGCAAGCTTTAATAATACACTTACGTATAAAAATTTCGACCTGTCATTTTTCTTCCAGGCATCTGTTGGTGGTAAGTTGTTTAACCTGATACAACAGCAATTAGAAAAAACTACTACTACAGGTAATGTGTCAGCAACATTGTTAGATCGTTGGGATTCGGTAAACAATCCAAATGGCAAAACGCCAAAAGTTACGAATGCACCGGTAGTGCAGGTTTCAGATGTTTACATTGAAGATGGTTCTTACTTACGTTTAAAGAATATCACCTTTGGCTACAACTTTCCAAAAAGTGTTGCACATAAAATTCTGGCAAAACAATTACGCTTATATGTATCAGCACAAAACCTGTTGACTATAACAAATTATTCAGGATTAGATCCCGAAGCAAATTTCTACGATCAAAATAATCTTCAACCGGGAATTGATTATGGAGTGTATCCCAATGCAAGAACATATACGATCGGGCTTAACGTAACATTTTAA
- a CDS encoding amidophosphoribosyltransferase, translating into MSDEIKHECGVAFIRLRKPFSYYQQKYGSVLYGLNKLYLLMEKQHNRGQDGAGIAAVKLNVEPGYPFLQRLRSSAPQPIADIFAKVGKEVAELEKSQPDIKNHPGLMKGHLRFLGELLLGHLRYGTQGKNNVEYCHPFFKRNTIPARNLALAGNFNLVNVDELFRMLNINPGDFEKTSDLAAMMEVIHHFLVKADEASPDKLDIAKVLKKAVPLFDGGFNFCGLVGNGSSFVMRDAHGIRPSYYYISDEVIVAASERSTIRTVFNVGENEVLELMPGNALITEPDGSYKIEQIVEPKERRACSFERIYFSRGSDEKIYRERISLGHHLSEPILKAIDHDLKNTIFSFIPNTAETAFYGLLKGAQEYLDKTKIEKILSWGKDYDESKLTEVITRNVRIEKIAIKDVKMRTFITEDINRNEMVQHVYDITYGTVRKGVDTLVVIDDSIVRGTTLKESIVRMLARLEPKRIIIVSSAPQIRYPDCYGIDMSKMGDFIAFKAATELLKERGNETLLNDLLEKCKELERNNQLHTENIVRQVYKPFTTIELSKKIAQLITPTDINIPVDVIFQTIESLHEACPTNTGDWYFTGNYPTPGGNRVVNKAFMNYMSGKNVRGY; encoded by the coding sequence ATGAGCGATGAAATAAAACACGAATGTGGCGTTGCCTTCATTCGTTTGCGCAAACCTTTTAGTTATTACCAACAAAAATATGGTTCAGTACTGTACGGGCTTAATAAGCTGTACCTGCTGATGGAAAAACAGCACAACCGTGGCCAGGATGGCGCCGGTATTGCGGCTGTAAAACTGAATGTGGAGCCGGGCTATCCCTTTTTACAACGCCTTAGAAGCAGCGCTCCACAGCCTATTGCAGATATTTTTGCCAAAGTAGGAAAAGAAGTTGCCGAGCTGGAAAAAAGCCAGCCTGACATTAAGAATCACCCTGGTTTAATGAAAGGGCATTTACGCTTTTTAGGTGAGCTATTGTTGGGGCATCTTCGTTATGGCACACAGGGGAAAAATAATGTAGAATATTGCCATCCGTTCTTTAAGCGAAACACTATTCCTGCAAGAAACCTGGCATTGGCTGGTAATTTTAATCTGGTAAATGTGGATGAATTGTTCCGCATGCTGAATATAAATCCGGGTGATTTTGAAAAGACGAGCGATCTGGCGGCAATGATGGAAGTGATACATCATTTTTTAGTAAAGGCCGATGAAGCATCTCCTGATAAATTAGATATCGCAAAAGTTTTAAAAAAAGCAGTTCCGTTATTTGACGGCGGTTTTAATTTTTGTGGCCTTGTTGGCAACGGAAGCTCCTTTGTAATGCGTGATGCACACGGTATTCGTCCTTCCTATTATTATATTAGCGATGAGGTAATTGTTGCAGCAAGCGAGCGCTCAACTATACGTACTGTTTTCAACGTGGGAGAAAATGAAGTGTTGGAATTAATGCCGGGAAATGCGCTGATAACAGAGCCGGACGGTAGCTACAAGATCGAACAAATTGTAGAGCCGAAGGAAAGAAGAGCATGCAGTTTTGAACGCATTTATTTCAGTCGTGGTAGCGATGAAAAGATCTACCGTGAAAGAATTTCACTGGGTCATCATTTAAGCGAGCCTATTTTAAAAGCCATTGATCACGATCTGAAGAATACCATTTTCTCTTTCATTCCCAATACAGCAGAAACAGCGTTTTATGGTTTGTTGAAAGGAGCACAGGAATACCTGGATAAAACAAAAATAGAAAAGATATTAAGTTGGGGTAAAGATTACGACGAATCGAAGCTAACGGAAGTAATTACCCGAAATGTACGCATTGAAAAGATTGCGATCAAGGATGTGAAGATGCGTACGTTCATTACGGAAGATATTAATCGTAATGAAATGGTACAGCACGTGTATGATATTACTTATGGTACTGTTCGCAAAGGTGTTGATACATTGGTGGTAATTGATGACTCCATCGTAAGGGGAACTACATTGAAAGAAAGTATTGTGCGCATGTTGGCCCGTTTGGAACCCAAGCGTATCATTATTGTTTCTTCAGCACCGCAAATACGTTATCCTGATTGCTACGGAATTGACATGAGCAAGATGGGTGATTTTATTGCATTTAAAGCCGCAACAGAATTATTAAAAGAAAGAGGTAATGAAACATTGCTGAACGATCTGTTGGAAAAATGCAAAGAGTTGGAACGTAATAATCAATTACATACAGAAAACATTGTTCGTCAGGTTTACAAACCATTTACTACAATAGAATTATCTAAGAAAATAGCACAGCTTATTACACCAACTGATATTAATATCCCGGTTGATGTTATTTTCCAAACTATAGAATCTTTACACGAAGCATGCCCTACTAATACAGGCGATTGGTATTTCACCGGTAACTATCCGACTCCGGGCGGAAATCGTGTTGTAAATAAAGCTTTCATGAATTATATGTCCGGCAAAAATGTAAGAGGCTATTAA
- a CDS encoding RagB/SusD family nutrient uptake outer membrane protein, which produces MKKISIILPIIITLVTIASCNKLDENPQGTITTDNFYKTQNDAIAAVTAVYSTLTTDINNDFPVYGRNLNLLVDNPSDNQVYSPSNTNPDVRALGTATYVSTNDRVHKIYAQLYWGIDKANVAIDKIPTIPADKFYDATHSALNLVREARFIRALLYFNLVRLFGDVPLVLHDAGTVANANILVGRTPKDSVYRQIIEDLDSATSLPAKYSGVDVGRVTSGAAHALLGKVYVTRQDWANAVKELKQVITAGTANLTEATTGNYGYDLFPKFVDAFQAATKNGKEHIFSAQFNGTTGGFTSTQNISSFTWSTSAYTSDIPADKTVIENVFNVNDQRRSVSFYDSLYNTQTGKWVKWPYYNFLKFVDQSTGFVTALQGNQGANSKINFPVIRYADVLLLYAEALNELNGGPTPDAYVAINIIRARAFNSYTSNGSYTDHTYDVSALNQSSFRDTVFTERRREFIQESQRWFDLVRRTDKGPGQYYLQSVYAMPGNPKAAATLKDTLFPIPQSEIDLYQGRNPNFKQNPGWE; this is translated from the coding sequence ATGAAAAAGATATCTATAATACTACCCATCATAATAACCCTTGTTACGATCGCATCGTGCAACAAGCTGGATGAAAACCCGCAGGGCACCATCACTACAGACAATTTTTATAAAACACAGAATGATGCAATTGCTGCTGTAACAGCGGTGTACAGCACTCTAACAACAGATATAAATAATGACTTTCCTGTCTATGGTCGTAACCTGAATTTATTAGTAGACAATCCAAGTGATAACCAGGTGTACAGTCCATCCAATACAAACCCGGATGTGCGTGCATTAGGCACTGCAACGTATGTAAGTACCAACGACAGAGTACATAAAATATATGCACAATTATATTGGGGAATTGACAAAGCAAATGTTGCGATCGATAAAATTCCGACGATACCTGCTGATAAATTTTATGATGCAACACACTCTGCCCTTAACCTGGTAAGAGAAGCAAGATTTATAAGAGCATTGTTATATTTTAACCTGGTTCGCTTATTTGGTGATGTGCCATTGGTATTGCATGATGCAGGAACAGTGGCGAATGCAAATATCCTGGTAGGTCGTACTCCTAAGGATTCTGTGTATCGCCAGATAATTGAAGACCTGGATTCTGCTACTTCATTGCCTGCAAAATATTCAGGTGTTGATGTAGGAAGAGTAACAAGCGGCGCTGCACATGCTTTGTTAGGTAAAGTATATGTGACAAGACAGGACTGGGCAAATGCAGTTAAAGAACTTAAGCAAGTGATCACTGCCGGGACAGCTAACCTTACCGAGGCTACAACGGGTAATTATGGGTATGACCTGTTCCCGAAATTTGTCGATGCATTCCAGGCGGCAACAAAAAATGGTAAAGAACATATTTTCTCTGCACAGTTCAATGGAACTACCGGAGGCTTTACCAGTACACAAAATATCAGCTCATTTACCTGGAGCACTTCTGCCTATACCAGTGATATTCCTGCAGACAAAACAGTTATTGAAAATGTATTCAATGTAAATGATCAAAGAAGAAGTGTTTCTTTTTACGATTCATTATACAATACCCAAACAGGCAAATGGGTTAAATGGCCGTACTATAATTTCTTAAAGTTTGTTGATCAAAGTACTGGCTTTGTTACTGCTTTACAAGGTAACCAGGGAGCTAACAGCAAGATCAACTTTCCTGTAATTCGTTATGCAGATGTATTGTTGTTATATGCCGAAGCGTTGAACGAATTAAACGGTGGACCAACTCCTGATGCATATGTGGCAATAAATATTATCAGGGCAAGAGCATTTAATTCTTACACTTCTAATGGAAGTTATACAGATCATACATATGATGTATCTGCTTTGAATCAATCATCATTTAGGGATACTGTCTTTACTGAAAGAAGAAGAGAGTTCATACAGGAAAGTCAGCGTTGGTTTGATCTGGTAAGAAGAACAGATAAAGGACCCGGACAATATTACCTGCAATCAGTATATGCTATGCCCGGTAATCCAAAAGCGGCAGCAACATTAAAAGATACACTGTTCCCTATTCCTCAATCAGAGATCGATCTGTACCAGGGACGTAATCCAAACTTTAAACAAAACCCGGGTTGGGAATAA
- a CDS encoding glycosyltransferase: MADVKFNIPERKLRVLLAPLDWGLGHASRCIPIIHELVGNDCDVFIGAEGATRALLQKEFPELHFISLKGYNIKYSRRKFGLMLKLIVQFPKLILRIYKEHQWLKNIVDQYKIDAIISDNRLGLYHSKIPCVYITHQLQIKTGNRFTEKIAQQLHYWFIKKYNQCWVPDFKGEKNIGGELSHPKIIPAHVKYIGALSRFEKLTNVEQKYSLAIILSGPEPQRTIFENILLTQLKERKEPVLFVRGLPGGNNKIQSTNTNVVIVNHLSSEELNIAIQQSGSVISRSGYTTVMDLIKLNKKAVFVATPGQTEQEYLAKHLQEENIFLSKQQDAFGLLEALDEAKSFAADIPAMNMYEYKHVLKDFIKQL, encoded by the coding sequence ATGGCAGATGTGAAATTTAACATACCGGAAAGAAAATTGCGTGTGCTGCTGGCTCCTTTGGATTGGGGGCTGGGCCATGCTTCCCGCTGTATACCGATCATTCATGAACTTGTCGGGAACGATTGCGATGTTTTTATTGGCGCCGAAGGCGCCACACGTGCTTTGCTTCAAAAAGAGTTTCCAGAGCTGCATTTTATTTCATTAAAAGGATACAACATAAAATACAGCAGGCGCAAATTTGGGTTAATGCTGAAATTGATAGTACAATTTCCAAAGCTGATCTTGAGAATTTACAAAGAACATCAATGGCTAAAGAATATCGTTGATCAATATAAAATAGATGCAATTATTTCTGATAATCGATTGGGTTTATATCATTCAAAAATTCCTTGCGTTTACATAACGCATCAGCTGCAAATAAAGACGGGCAATAGGTTTACAGAAAAGATCGCACAGCAATTGCATTATTGGTTCATTAAAAAATATAACCAATGCTGGGTTCCAGATTTTAAAGGCGAGAAAAACATTGGTGGAGAATTATCGCATCCCAAAATAATTCCTGCGCATGTGAAATATATTGGCGCACTTTCTAGATTTGAAAAGCTAACCAATGTGGAACAAAAATATTCTTTAGCTATAATTTTATCTGGCCCTGAACCGCAGCGAACGATCTTTGAGAATATTCTTTTAACTCAATTAAAAGAACGTAAAGAACCGGTATTATTTGTAAGAGGATTGCCGGGGGGAAATAACAAAATACAAAGCACAAATACCAATGTTGTCATTGTAAATCATCTTTCTTCAGAAGAGTTGAATATTGCTATTCAGCAATCTGGATCTGTGATCAGCAGAAGCGGATATACCACCGTAATGGATCTTATCAAACTAAATAAAAAAGCTGTTTTTGTAGCAACGCCCGGACAAACAGAACAGGAATATTTAGCTAAACATCTACAAGAAGAAAATATCTTTCTTTCTAAACAACAGGATGCATTTGGGTTGCTAGAAGCATTAGACGAAGCAAAAAGCTTTGCCGCAGATATTCCTGCAATGAATATGTATGAGTATAAACATGTACTGAAGGATTTTATTAAACAGCTTTAG
- a CDS encoding SixA phosphatase family protein, translated as MKQLLIVRHAKSSWDIGTLNDFERPLNDRGKKDAPEMAQRLIDKKINIDAFVSSPAKRAKKTCELFCSVYKQKEEDIIFVSALYHADVATFYQAIETIDDSFNTVAIFSHNPGITQFVNELVESVHIDNMPTCGIFSIKINADKWKDFKKSKKEFLFFDYPKAV; from the coding sequence ATGAAACAACTCTTAATAGTTCGTCATGCAAAAAGCAGTTGGGATATTGGTACGCTCAACGATTTTGAACGTCCTTTAAATGACAGAGGTAAAAAAGATGCCCCCGAAATGGCACAACGACTGATCGATAAAAAAATAAACATCGATGCCTTTGTTTCTAGTCCTGCTAAGCGTGCGAAAAAAACCTGTGAATTGTTTTGTAGCGTTTACAAACAAAAAGAAGAAGATATAATTTTTGTTTCAGCCCTTTATCATGCAGATGTAGCAACATTTTATCAAGCAATAGAAACTATTGATGATTCATTTAATACAGTTGCCATCTTCTCTCACAATCCCGGAATAACACAATTTGTAAACGAATTGGTAGAATCAGTACATATTGATAATATGCCAACCTGCGGCATTTTTTCGATAAAAATTAATGCTGATAAATGGAAAGATTTTAAGAAGTCTAAGAAGGAGTTTTTGTTTTTCGATTATCCTAAAGCTGTTTAA
- the msrB gene encoding peptide-methionine (R)-S-oxide reductase MsrB, which translates to MMRTIIFSAVLFISLAGCSQSTSNKTITNMDTTNKNKVYSNTDTSKVTISDSEWKSILPSDVYNIAREKGTERAFTGKYWDTFDTGTYYCAACGNPLFKSNAKFESSCGWPSFFEPISKGSIIYAPDNTYGMSRTEVMCGRCKAHLGHVFEDGPPPTGLRYCINSVILDFRKAQEAEKKFNEKQ; encoded by the coding sequence ATGATGCGTACAATTATTTTTTCTGCCGTATTATTTATTTCTTTGGCAGGATGCAGTCAATCGACCAGCAATAAAACAATTACAAATATGGATACAACTAACAAAAACAAGGTTTATTCAAATACCGATACATCAAAAGTGACTATCAGCGACAGCGAATGGAAATCTATTTTGCCTAGCGACGTATATAATATTGCCCGTGAAAAGGGAACCGAAAGAGCATTTACCGGAAAGTATTGGGATACGTTTGATACGGGCACTTATTATTGTGCGGCCTGTGGCAATCCGTTGTTTAAAAGCAATGCAAAGTTTGAAAGCAGTTGCGGATGGCCAAGCTTTTTTGAACCGATCAGTAAAGGCAGTATCATTTATGCACCCGATAATACTTATGGAATGAGCAGAACGGAAGTAATGTGCGGCCGCTGTAAAGCCCACCTGGGCCACGTTTTTGAAGACGGTCCACCACCAACAGGCTTACGTTATTGCATAAACTCTGTAATACTTGATTTTAGAAAAGCACAGGAAGCAGAGAAGAAATTCAACGAGAAACAATAG
- a CDS encoding adenylate kinase gives MFNLILFGPPGSGKGTQSEKLIAKYGFQHLSTGDLLRSEIANQTPLGLEAKNFMDKGELVPDAVVIGMISSALDNHPEAKGFLFDGFPRTAAQAEALDKLLELKKSAINLMLALEVSEEELVKRLLKRGETSGRSDDTNEKIIRARIAEYHRKTTAVADYYKQFNKVDSVPGEGTIDTIFTALGAAIDKRIK, from the coding sequence ATGTTTAATTTAATACTATTTGGCCCTCCCGGCAGCGGAAAAGGTACACAAAGCGAAAAGTTAATTGCAAAATATGGTTTCCAACATTTAAGCACCGGCGACCTGCTTCGTTCTGAAATTGCGAATCAAACTCCATTAGGTCTTGAAGCAAAAAATTTTATGGATAAAGGAGAGCTGGTTCCCGATGCAGTAGTTATCGGGATGATAAGCTCAGCGCTGGACAATCATCCGGAAGCAAAAGGCTTTTTATTTGATGGCTTTCCGCGTACAGCTGCACAGGCAGAAGCGCTGGATAAATTATTAGAGCTAAAAAAATCTGCCATTAATTTAATGCTGGCTTTAGAGGTAAGTGAAGAAGAACTGGTAAAACGTTTATTAAAACGCGGCGAAACCAGCGGCAGAAGCGATGATACCAATGAAAAAATAATAAGGGCACGTATTGCAGAATATCACCGCAAAACCACAGCAGTGGCGGATTATTACAAGCAATTTAATAAAGTAGATTCTGTGCCCGGCGAAGGAACAATCGATACGATCTTTACTGCTCTTGGGGCAGCTATTGATAAAAGAATAAAATAA